CGGCCACGGAAACAACAGAAAACGTGGCGCGTTATCCCCAACGTCTGCTTGAGAAAATTATTAGCCGGTAATCTCATTATTTTCTCTTGAGCCAAATGTACTGATTTCGAAGAAGTGTGATGTACAAAAGCGACAATAAAAGCTTGAATCCTCGCAAGTTACTTCCGCATTCAAATTCAATGGTATTCCCTGCCATCTCAAATTCGACAATGTTGCTGCGACACCAATCAATTTTTAAATTGAGCCTGTGCTTGCCTGGGGCGACGTCGAATTCGATTTTTTGACCATTCTTTATTTCCGCAATAACCTCGCCATCAAGGACAACCTTATATGCACGAATTCTGTCTGCATATCCTGAGTCCCTTTTGATTCTGATCATTTTCTCTTTCTCTCCAGCTAAGAGGAATATTGGGCTCAGTCCACATTTTACTCACTTTTTGGCACGATTTTGCTAACCACCCCGTATGGCGCGCCCGAGCATCGCAGCCGGCATCGGGGTAGTCGCGCGCCTCGTGTTTGAGCCCAAGCCGCGTTGTGGGCGGCTGGCGAGTTGGGGCGCGCGCCGATGCCGGCGAGAAGCGCAAGGGGGTATTCGCGCCATCCGGGGGCGTGCTTTCTTTGGTTACTTTCTTTGCACGAGCAAAGAAAGTAACCTGCCGTGGGTCAGCCACCCACAAGTAGCTTTTGCGTCGCGCGCGGAGCGCGCGATACCATTAATACTTGGACCCCGGCTTTCGCCGGGGTGACGACAATTTTGGAATGACAGCTTAAAAATAATACCCCCCTCTCACATAAACCGACTTCCCGGTAGAAGCAAACGCCGAACTCCCCGCCACCGGAACACCCCCATACTCCGTCCCACGATCGCCGGAAGGCAGATTCAACCCCGCCATCAGTTGCACATCCTGCTGCCAGTCATATACCCCGCGCAGCTGGAAATACTTGCTGCCGTCGTTCAGGTTCGCAATGAGGTTGGTATACAGATTGAACAACGGCGTCAGCTCGACTTGCAGGCCGAGCGCAGCATAGTCGCGCGCCAAGGTGAACAGTTCGCCACGCGCGATGCGGGCGCTGAGCTCGGCACTGGGCGCCGGATAATTGGCGCGGTCGGTTTCGCCGACGCCGTTGCGGAAATACTCGATATAACCGTAAACGTTCTTGCCGCCCCATATCCACGAATAATCCAGGTTGGTGACGAGCGAGGTGGCGCGGCCGCCGCTATCCAGATCGGTAACGCTCGCATCCAGCCGCCACACCGCCCCGCCGATGCTTTTCACCACACCGGCGCCGGCCAGGTTCTCGCTGAAATGGCGCGCGGCGAGCATATCAACATCGACACCCGCGAAACGCATGCGAAATTTGACGGCGTAGGTACTTTGATCGCTTTCCACATGGCGCGTAGCGGGGTCGCGTCGCGGCAGCAGGATCGCCTGCACATCGTCCCTTTCGCGCACCAGCCATTGACCGTAGAGCATGTCGTCACCGGTCTTGTAATCCTTGTCGATGGCCAGCGGCGGAAACGGATTGACGAAATCGAACGGCTGGAACACCAGCCCATTGCCCCAGCTCACGGCCTGGCGCCCGAAGCGCAGCGTCTGCCCTGTGCTGCCGTGGCCGACGGAAAGCCGGTCGAGCCGGTGCACCACGGCGCGGCGGTCGCGGTCCGTGACCGTATGCGTCAGGTCGAACAGCCGGCGGCGATCATCCGGCAGGCCGCTCAATGTGCCGGTAAAGGGAAATCCCGCCGCGGCGATGGCGCGGCGCGCGGCCAGAGTGTCGCCCTGAAGTGCGAGCAATTCGTAATGTGCCGCGAAATCCCAGGGACCACGGCGGTCCTCGGCCTTGAGGCGCAAATCCAGGGCATGATCGCGCGCCGGGTCGTCGCCGAACACGGCGGAAATGTCATCAGCGCGGTAGTCGGTATGGGTGTACTGATACTTGATATGGCCGCCGAATATTTCATCGTCAGCCAATACCGGCGCGGCGGCGAGCGCGACAAGGCACAACAGCGCCCGCGCGCGAGGAATCATCCGCTTTTGCCGAGGCGCCCGAGCACGCGCTCGACCGCCGAGCCGCGCGCCACGCATTCGCTCGCGCCCGCGGCCTTGGCAGCGCGGAATCCCTCGGCGTCCACATGCGGCCCGAAGGCCAGGATGTCGGTGGCCGGGAACTGCGCGCGCAATATGCGGATATGCCCGGCGGCGTCACGCGCCGTCAGGTCGACGACTATGAGATCGGGCGTCTCGGTGCTGTCACGCTTCAGCAGCTGCGCGCCGGCGGCCTTCCAGCGCGACTCGATGCGCACGCGGCTCATGAGATCGTCCGACCAGAGAAGAATTTTCATGCTAATACCTCGTCGTGCTGCGAAAGATACGTAGCCCGGATGGAGCGCAGCGCAATCCGGGAATCGACAAGCATTTTCCCGGGTTCCGGCCCTTCGGGCCTGCACCCGGGCTACATGATAAACCGGTCATGATTCAATCCCGCCGCATGTCGTCCACGATCCTGCCGTCGCGCAACGTGATCAGCCGCCGCGAGAAGTCCATCACCAGCTTGTCGTGGGTGGAAAAGATGAAGGTCACGTTGTGCTCGGTGTTCATGTGCACCAGCATCTCCATCAGCGCCTGCGCGGTCCGGGAGTCGAGGTTGGCGGTCGGCTCGTCGGCCAGCACCAGCGACGGCTCGGACACGATGGCGCGCGCCACCGCCACGCGCTGCTGCTGCCCGCCCGAAAGCTCGCCCGGACGGCGATCGGCGAGATCGCTCAGACCCACCTCCTTGAGGATTTCCATCGCCTTGTCGCCGCGCTCTTGCGCCGCGACACCCTGCAGCTGCATGACGAACTCGACGTTCTCGCGCGCGGTGAGTACCGGGATCAGGTTATAAGCCTGAAACACGAAGCCGAAGCGCTCCAGCCGCAGGCGCGCGAGCGCGCCCTTGTCGAGCGCGGCGAGCGCGATGCCGTCCACCTCCACCTCGCCGGTCGTGGGCGTGTCGAGTCCGCCGATGAGGTTGAGCAGCGTGCTCTTGCCGGAGCCGGACGGGCCGGACAGGCACAGGAAATCCTTTTTCGGGACTTCGAGGTTGACGTCGGTGAGCGCCTCCACGGCGACCGCGTTCTGCCGGTAGACCTTGCTCAGGTGGCGGCACACGACTGTGTTGTCCATGATTCTCAGGTCCTCGTTATCGCTTCCACCGGCACGTAACGCGACGCGCGCCACGCCGGATAAAGACTGGCCAATACCCCGAGCACGATTACTATTATGTTGGCGGCGGCGACGTCGCCCGCGGCCAACGCCGGGTACATGACCGGGCTCATGCCCACCAGTTCGAGACCTTGCGCGAACATCGAGAGATCGATGCCGCCCTTGAGTCCCGTTACGCTGATCCACGATGTCAGGTTGCCGAGGGCGAGCGCGATCCCCAGCAGGATCAGCGATTCCACCAGCACCTGACCGAGAATGAAGCGCGGCGGCATGCCGAGCGCCTGGAACAGGCCGAACTCGCGCATACGCTCGAACACCGCCATGAGCAGCGTGTTGACCAGCCCGAACGCCATGGCCGTGAACACCACCGCGAACCAGATGAGCAGCACGACGTTATGCAGCCTTTCCATCAGTACCAGCAGCGGCTGCAACTCGGTCCAGGGGGCCACGTCCTCGCCGGGCGCGGCCGCGCGCAGCGACGCCACGATTCCCTCCAGCCCTTTGCGGTCCGGCGTCATCACCGCGACCTCGGAAACATCCTGGCCGATCTTGAGCATCTGCTGCGCGACGCCGAGACCGATGAACACGTAACCGGTCTCCATGGCCTGCGGCTCGGCGTCAAAGATGCCGACCACCCGGAAACCGCGATCGGCGATCTGGTTGCCGGCGTCCTGGCTCATCAGCACCACGCGCCGGCCGAGTCCGGTTTCGAGCTGTTCGGCCAGCTTGCGGCCGAGCAGCAGGCCCGGGTCGTCCGGCGTGGACAGGTACGCGCCGTCGGTGACGGCCTTGCTGATGAACGACAGGCCGCGCTCGCCCGGCGGATCGATCCCCACCAGCACCACCCCGGCCGATTCGCGCTCGCTCGAAATCACCGCCGGCACGCGCACGCGCGCGCTGGCGGCGACTGCCGCCTTCGTGCGCAGGGCCTCGGCGAGTGCCGGGGTCACGGCGAAGCGATGTTCCACCGCCGGATCGTCGCGATAACCGGGCGCATGGATCTGCACATGTCCGGTGAGGTTGAGGATCTCCTTCCG
The DNA window shown above is from Sulfuricaulis limicola and carries:
- a CDS encoding response regulator transcription factor — protein: MKILLWSDDLMSRVRIESRWKAAGAQLLKRDSTETPDLIVVDLTARDAAGHIRILRAQFPATDILAFGPHVDAEGFRAAKAAGASECVARGSAVERVLGRLGKSG
- a CDS encoding ABC transporter ATP-binding protein; amino-acid sequence: MDNTVVCRHLSKVYRQNAVAVEALTDVNLEVPKKDFLCLSGPSGSGKSTLLNLIGGLDTPTTGEVEVDGIALAALDKGALARLRLERFGFVFQAYNLIPVLTARENVEFVMQLQGVAAQERGDKAMEILKEVGLSDLADRRPGELSGGQQQRVAVARAIVSEPSLVLADEPTANLDSRTAQALMEMLVHMNTEHNVTFIFSTHDKLVMDFSRRLITLRDGRIVDDMRRD
- a CDS encoding ABC transporter permease; this translates as MPPDTARPPLLLTLAWRNLWRHPRRTLVMLFALVLGIWSMIVMAALIRGSMEEQIRKEILNLTGHVQIHAPGYRDDPAVEHRFAVTPALAEALRTKAAVAASARVRVPAVISSERESAGVVLVGIDPPGERGLSFISKAVTDGAYLSTPDDPGLLLGRKLAEQLETGLGRRVVLMSQDAGNQIADRGFRVVGIFDAEPQAMETGYVFIGLGVAQQMLKIGQDVSEVAVMTPDRKGLEGIVASLRAAAPGEDVAPWTELQPLLVLMERLHNVVLLIWFAVVFTAMAFGLVNTLLMAVFERMREFGLFQALGMPPRFILGQVLVESLILLGIALALGNLTSWISVTGLKGGIDLSMFAQGLELVGMSPVMYPALAAGDVAAANIIVIVLGVLASLYPAWRASRYVPVEAITRT